One genomic region from Entelurus aequoreus isolate RoL-2023_Sb linkage group LG14, RoL_Eaeq_v1.1, whole genome shotgun sequence encodes:
- the LOC133664706 gene encoding zinc finger and SCAN domain-containing protein 2-like: MCKVQMLRALVNQRLTAAVEEIFVVLERTIAEYEEELSRTKEENQRQRQLLDAVFNKHPVGFHGADVSGGHLPFEQHEWSARAEQKEPRPSHFKVEEEERNISQEGEHPEGLDAFPVIDVLVKSEDDEVKGERELEPPSSSSTQHMTTHAYGNHHGGSQAGNLLAPLSDSDDTMSPSPDTNEEDPKAEKTGYIDKKCAWCGKMFYDSSTLKRHVRIHTGETPFSCSVCGKGFRRNECLQIHMRRHTGEKPFCCSICNKSFCARTPLVIHMRTHTGEKVFSCCVCDERFSYKYQISKHKCAGFNSSQ; encoded by the exons ATGTGTAAAGTACAAATGCTGAGAGCGCTGGTCAATCAGCGACTGACGGCGGCCGTTGAGGAAATATTTGTGGTGTTGGAAAGAACGATAGCGgaatacgaggaggaactttctagaacaaaagaggagaaccagcgacaacgtcaactactggacgcaGTTTTCAACAAACATCCAGTCGGGTTCCACGgagcag ATGTCAGTGGAGGACATCTTCCCTTTGAGCAGCACGAATGGAGCGCCAGGGCGGAACAGAAGGAGCCGCGGCCCTCCCACTTTAAAGTGGAAGAGGAGGAACGCAACATCAGTCAGGAGGGCGAGCATCCCGAAGGACTGGATGCCTTCCCAGTGATCGATGTCCTCGTGAAGAGTGAAGACGACGAGGTCAAAGGCGAGCGAGAgctggagcctccaagcagcagctccactcaacacatgacaacacacgcGTATGGAAACCACCATGGAGGATCTCAAGCAGGCAACCTCTTGGCGCCGCTgtcagatagtgacgacacaaTGTCACCCTCGCCGGACACCAACGAGGAAGACCCGAAAGCCGAGAAGACAGGTTACATTGACAAAAAATGCGCTTGGTGTGGCAAAATGTTTTACGACAGCAGCACTCTGAAAAGACACGTTAGAATACACACCGGAGAAACGCCCTTCTCCTGCTCCGTCTGCGGTAAAGGCTTTCGACGGAACgaatgtttgcaaatacacatGAGGCGACATACCGGAGAAAAACCCTTCTGCTGTTCAATCTGCAACAAAAGCTTTTGCGCCCGAACGCCGCTCgtaatacacatgagaacacacaccggcgAGAAAGTCTTCAGTTGCTGCGTGTGTGACGAAAGATTCTCCTACAAGTACCAGATTAGCAAACACAAGTGTGCCGGTTTCAACAGCAGCCAGTAA